DNA from Pseudocitrobacter corydidari:
AGCGGGCGTAGCACAGACGAGCGTACTCTTCGAAGGCTTCCGCCGTTGAACGGACTTCCCAGCCGCCTTCATCCTGCAACGCCTGGGGTAAATCCCAGTGATAAAGCGTAATCATCGGAACAATATTGTGCGCCAGCAGGGCATCAATCAAATCGCTGTAAAATTTAACTCCGGCTTCATTAACCTCGCCACGACCATTCGGTAATAAGCGCGGCCAGGAGATGGAAAAACGATAGCTTTGCAGGCCCATTTCCGCCATGAGCGCGACATCTTCCTGCATACGGTGGTAGTGGTCTACGGCGACATCGCCGTTGGTTCCTTGATAAGTCGTTCCGGGCAGATGAGAAAACACGTCCCAGATAGACAGCCCTTTGCCATCTTCATCGTGCGCGCCCTCGACCTGATAGGCTGCGGTTGCAGCACCCCAGAGGAAATCTTTTGGAAAAGCAGCCATGAAACTCTCCTTATCTGTGCAATAAGGTGAGTGTAAAGAGGGGAAAGAGGGTGTTGCAACCGGTTTCAGAAACCGGTTACACAGTTGCGATCGCCGTCACTGTTCAGTGAACAGACTTATTTCTTTTGTACAGCCGCAATCGGCTCTGGCGGTTGGTAGTTATCAATATGGTGCGCGATAACAAGAAGAAGAACCGAGACGCTAAGTACGCCCCAACCGATCAGTTCAACGATCCGTGTAAAGACAATAGACATAGTAATTAAGACAATTTCGACAAAATTAATGATACGGACAAAGATCTTACCTCGCCTGGCGCGCAACGCAAGTCCTCAGCCGAAACGATTCATGTCTTTCGCTCATTTTCCGATATTTCCATGCTTCCATACGCCATAATGTTATTAATCTGTTGTTCGTCACCGCAATATGTTGTGAAATAAGAAATCGATTACACGGCGACGGGTGCTTCACCGGGTCGGACAAAAACAGCACAGATAAGAGGCTATTATGAGTGACAGTATTCGTGTCGGATTAATTGGGTATGGTTATGCCAGCAAAACCTTTCATGCGCCGCTTATCAGCGGAACGCCAGGGATGGAGCTGGCGGTGGTGTCCAGTAGCGACGCCGACAAAGTTAAAGCCGACTGGCCCAATGTCAGCGTGGTCTCTGAACCTAAACACATTTTCGCCGATCCCACTATCGACCTGGTGGTGATTCCTACACCGAACGATACCCACTTCCCGCTGGCGAAAGCCGCGCTGGAGGCGGGTAAACACGTGGTGGTTGATAAACCCTTTACCGTGACACTGTCACAAGCGCGAGAGCTGGATGCGCTGGCAAAAAGCCAGGGTAAATTGCTGTCAGTGTTCCATAACCGTCGCTGGGACAGCGATTTCTTAACCGTGAAGTCGCTGATTAATGAAGGCCGCCTGGGCGAGGTGGCCTATTTTGAATCGCACTTCGACCGCTATCGCCCACAGGTGCGTAACCGCTGGCGCGAGCTGGCAGGCCCTGGCAGCGGCATCTGGTACGATTTAGGCCCACATCTGCTGGACCAGGCGGTGAATCTTTTTGGTCTGCCGGTCAGCCTGTTCGTCGATCTCGCGCAGCTGCGGCCAGGCGCGCAGGCGACGGATTACTTCCATGCGGTGCTGGTGTATCCACAACGCCGTGTGGTGCTGCACGGAACGCTGTTGGCCGCGGCTGAAACCGCGCGATATATTGTGCACGGGTCGCGTGCCAGCTACGTGAAATATGGCCTCGACCCACAGGAAGAACGGCTGAAGAACGGCGAGCGCCTGCCGCAGGAAGACTGGGGCTATGACATGCGCGATGGCGTGCTGACGCGGGTAGACGGTGAAGATCGTGTTGAAGAGACGCTGCTCACCACGCCGGGCAACTATCCGGCTTACTACGCGGCGATCCGCGATGCGCTAAACGGCGCGGGCGAGAACCCGGTTCCGGCAAGCCAGGCTATTCAGATTATGGAATTAATTGAGCTGGGGATTGAATCCGCGAAACATCGCGCGGTGCTTTCTCTGACCTGATGAAGGTAAACAAGAACGGGCGCGCAGCACACGCTGTGCGCCCGTTTTTTTATGCGTCTTGTACCCGTGCGCGAAGCGCCGCTTTTTCGGCTTCCGACAGGAAAGCAATTTCAAGCCCGTTGATTTGCGCCTGACGAATTTGCGCAGGCGTCAGCCCGGCCGCCGGTGCCGCAACGTGATATTCGTGTTGAATATCGATACCCTGAACTGCCGGGTCATCGGTGTTGATGCTTGCCAGCACGCCATGTTCCAGGAAGGTTTTCAGGGGATGCTGGGCCAGCGATGGCACGGTGCTGGTCTGGATGTTCGATGTCAGGCAGGATTCCACGCCGATGCGCTGTTTCGTCAGGAATTCCATCAGCGCCGCGTCTTCTACGGCTTTGACGCCGTGACCGATACGTTCAGCGCCCAGTTCGCGAATGGCCTGCCAGATGCTTTCCGGGCCAGCGGCTTCGCCCGCGTGTACGGTAATACGCAGCCCCGCATCACGTGCGCGGTTAAAGTGGCTCAGGAACAGGCTGCCAGGGAAGCCGAGTTCATCGCCCGCCAGGTCAAGCGCGGTAATACCGTCACGATGCGCCAGCAGGGCATCCAGTTCGCGCAGGCAGGCGGTTTCGCCAAAGGTGCGGCTCATGATGCCAATTAAACGCGCCTCAACGTTGAAATCACGGCAGCCTTCACGCACACCGGCGATTACGGCTTCCACTACGCCTTCAACCGGAAGCTGGTGAGTCATCGCCATATAGCCCGGCGAGAAACGCAGTTCGACATAGTGCAGACCGTTGTGGGCGGCATCTTCGATATTTTCGTAGGCCACCCGGCGACAGGCATCGAGGTCGGCCAGTACTTTGACGCCCCAGTCGAGTTTACTTAAAAAGCTCACCAGATCAGGTTCATTACTGGTGACCTGCACATGCGGAATCAATGCCTCAAGGCTGGAGGCAGGAAGGGTTAAATTGTGCTGACGGCCAAGATCGAGAATAGTTTGGGCGCGAATGTTGCCATCAAGGTGGCGATGAATGTCGGTGAGGGGGAGCGTAGTATCAATCATGGTCGCACTCTTTATTAGATTAAGTGCGCGCTATTATAAAAACATTTCACTGTAAAAAGCTATTTGCGCAACGAAAAATTATCGTTGCGCAAAATTGCTAGCGTAACGTATTGATGGCCGAGATCAAACGCTCGACGCCTTGTTCTAGCTTGGATCGAGGGCAGCCCGCGTTCAGGCGAATAAAGCCGTTGCCTTCCTCGCCGTAGGTATAGCCCGGCATGATCGCCACTTTCTGCTGTTTGATCAGCACATCCTGTAGCGCGTTGTCGTCAATGTTTAATGGACGTAAATCGACCCATGCCAGATACGTTGACTCGGGCATTGCCCAGTTCAGCTCCGGGAATGCGGTATTTAGCGTCTGCGCGATGTAACGCATATTATCCTGTAAATAGTTGCGCAGAGCGTCCAGCCACGGCTCGCCTTCGCGATAAGCCGCGATGTGCGCTACCAGCGCAGGTACCGACGGGGAAGAGAGGCCGTCGCGGCTCTTCAGCGCAAACAGATAATCGTTGCGCGCGGTTTCGTCGGCTATCAACCCATAGGCCCCGGTAAAGGCCGGAATATTGAAGCTTTTTGAACCTGACGTGAACAGCGCCCACGGGCTGCGCGCCACGTCGCACCACGGAGTATGCTGGTGGTTGCCCCACACCATATCCATGTGGATTTCATCGCTGATGACTCGCACACCGTGTTTCTCACACAGTTCAGCCATCGCATTTAGCTCATCGCGCGTCCACACTTTCCCGGTGGGGTTATGCGGGCTGCACAACAGCAGAATTTTGTTTTGTGGCTGCGCCAGCGCCGCTTCCAGCTTCGCCATATCGCAGAACCACTGGTTATCGGTCTTCTCCAGCGGCACGCCGACAATCGTGCGCTGGTTGCCGGTAATGGTTTTGAAGAAGGCATCATACGCCGGCGTGTGCACCACAATCCCGTCACCGGGCGCGGACCACTGGCGAATCATCTCGGCCACCATATAGATGACGGACGGCCCGTAAACAATGCTTTCCTGATCAATTACACTTTGAAAACGACGGGCGAACCAGTGAACGATGGCGGGCGGAAACTCGTCGTTTTTCCAGCGGCTGTAGCCGAAGACGCCGTGCGCCAGGCGTTTGCTCAGCGCATCCAGAATGCAGGGGGCGGTGGCGAAATCCATATCGGAGATGGTAAACGGAAGGAGGTCGGCGTCACCAAAACGGTCGGCAACGTAATCCCACTGGGTACACCATGTGCCATGCCGGTCTATCACCGTTGAAAAGTCAAACATGTGAAATCCTTAACTGTTAGCGAGGACGCTATTTTGCCCCTGCGAGCGGCAGGGGCAAAGGGCGTTTTATGCCTGAACGGTATTCATCAGTACCGCAATCTCGTCTTTAACGGATTGCACCTGCGGCCCAATCACCACTTGCAGGTTGTGCTGGTTAAGCTGTACCACACCAATCGCGCGGTTCGCTTTCAGCGCTTCAACGTCGACTTTTGACATATCCTCGACGGACAAACGCAGGCGGGTGATGCAGTTATCAAGAGAGACAATGTTTTCAGACCCACCGAGAGCCGCAAGAATGGCCGGGGTGTTGTAACCGGATTTACCGATAGTCCCGGTGACCGCTTTTTCGACGGCGCTGCTGGTTTCAATATCGCGGCCCGGCGTCTTGATATTAAAGCGGGTAATGGCGAAGCGGAAAATCGCGTAGTAGGCGACGAACCACACCGCAGCCACCACCGGCACCATATACCATTTGGTGGAGAGGCCGTGCAGAATGCCGAACACCACGAAGTCGATAACGTTGCCGTCAGTGTTACCAATGGTGACGCCGAGAATCGCCATCATGGTGAAGCCCAGGCCAGTCAGCAGCGCGTGGATAACGTACAGCACGGGGGCCACGAACAGGAACAGGAATTCCAGCGGTTCAGTGGTGCCGCCCACGACGCAGGCAATGACGCCGGAAATCAGCAGGCCTTTAATTTTGTGACGGTTTTCCGGACGAGCACAGTGGTACATCGCCAGCGCCGCACCCGGCAGGCCGCCGAGGAAGGCAGGCATTTTACCCTGCGACAGGAAGCGAGTAGCGCTTTCGGAGAAGCCGTGGGTGTCCGGGCAGCTTAACTGTGCCTGGAAGATGGTCAATGCACCGCTGACAGAATGGCCGCAGACATCCATCGTGCCGCCGGCTTCGGTAAAGCGAATCAGCGCGACCAGAATATGATGCAGACCAAACGGTAGCAGCAGACGTTCACCGGTACCGAAGATCATTGGGCCAAAGTCGCCCGCACTGTTGATAACATGACCCAGCGCGTTAATGCCCATCGCAAACACCGGCCAAATCAGCGGGATCACCAGGCCAACCAGGCCTAATACAACGGTGGTGATAATCGGAACAAAGCGAGTGCCGCCAAAGAACGCCAGCGCATCCG
Protein-coding regions in this window:
- the blr gene encoding division septum protein Blr yields the protein MSIVFTRIVELIGWGVLSVSVLLLVIAHHIDNYQPPEPIAAVQKK
- a CDS encoding oxidoreductase; translation: MSDSIRVGLIGYGYASKTFHAPLISGTPGMELAVVSSSDADKVKADWPNVSVVSEPKHIFADPTIDLVVIPTPNDTHFPLAKAALEAGKHVVVDKPFTVTLSQARELDALAKSQGKLLSVFHNRRWDSDFLTVKSLINEGRLGEVAYFESHFDRYRPQVRNRWRELAGPGSGIWYDLGPHLLDQAVNLFGLPVSLFVDLAQLRPGAQATDYFHAVLVYPQRRVVLHGTLLAAAETARYIVHGSRASYVKYGLDPQEERLKNGERLPQEDWGYDMRDGVLTRVDGEDRVEETLLTTPGNYPAYYAAIRDALNGAGENPVPASQAIQIMELIELGIESAKHRAVLSLT
- the add gene encoding adenosine deaminase, translated to MIDTTLPLTDIHRHLDGNIRAQTILDLGRQHNLTLPASSLEALIPHVQVTSNEPDLVSFLSKLDWGVKVLADLDACRRVAYENIEDAAHNGLHYVELRFSPGYMAMTHQLPVEGVVEAVIAGVREGCRDFNVEARLIGIMSRTFGETACLRELDALLAHRDGITALDLAGDELGFPGSLFLSHFNRARDAGLRITVHAGEAAGPESIWQAIRELGAERIGHGVKAVEDAALMEFLTKQRIGVESCLTSNIQTSTVPSLAQHPLKTFLEHGVLASINTDDPAVQGIDIQHEYHVAAPAAGLTPAQIRQAQINGLEIAFLSEAEKAALRARVQDA
- a CDS encoding MalY/PatB family protein → MFDFSTVIDRHGTWCTQWDYVADRFGDADLLPFTISDMDFATAPCILDALSKRLAHGVFGYSRWKNDEFPPAIVHWFARRFQSVIDQESIVYGPSVIYMVAEMIRQWSAPGDGIVVHTPAYDAFFKTITGNQRTIVGVPLEKTDNQWFCDMAKLEAALAQPQNKILLLCSPHNPTGKVWTRDELNAMAELCEKHGVRVISDEIHMDMVWGNHQHTPWCDVARSPWALFTSGSKSFNIPAFTGAYGLIADETARNDYLFALKSRDGLSSPSVPALVAHIAAYREGEPWLDALRNYLQDNMRYIAQTLNTAFPELNWAMPESTYLAWVDLRPLNIDDNALQDVLIKQQKVAIMPGYTYGEEGNGFIRLNAGCPRSKLEQGVERLISAINTLR
- the malX gene encoding maltose/glucose-specific PTS transporter subunit IIBC, giving the protein MTTRAAQKVTLWEFFQQLGKTFMLPVALLSFCGIMLGIGSSLSSHDVLTLLPWLDTPFLQALFIWMSKVGSFAFSFLPVMFCIAIPLGLARENKGVAAFAGFVGYAVMNLAVNFWLTAKGILPTTDAAILKANNIQNILGIQSIDTGILGAVIAGIIVWLLHERFHTIRLPDALAFFGGTRFVPIITTVVLGLVGLVIPLIWPVFAMGINALGHVINSAGDFGPMIFGTGERLLLPFGLHHILVALIRFTEAGGTMDVCGHSVSGALTIFQAQLSCPDTHGFSESATRFLSQGKMPAFLGGLPGAALAMYHCARPENRHKIKGLLISGVIACVVGGTTEPLEFLFLFVAPVLYVIHALLTGLGFTMMAILGVTIGNTDGNVIDFVVFGILHGLSTKWYMVPVVAAVWFVAYYAIFRFAITRFNIKTPGRDIETSSAVEKAVTGTIGKSGYNTPAILAALGGSENIVSLDNCITRLRLSVEDMSKVDVEALKANRAIGVVQLNQHNLQVVIGPQVQSVKDEIAVLMNTVQA